A region from the Salminus brasiliensis chromosome 22, fSalBra1.hap2, whole genome shotgun sequence genome encodes:
- the cbx7b gene encoding chromobox protein homolog 7 codes for MELSAIGEQVFAVESIIKKRVRKGNVEYLLKWKGWPPKYSTWEPEEHILDPRLVLAYEEKEHRDRAVGWRKRGPKQKRVLVQNFYTMDLRSAHKAAEKSPAHLRLSLTRSLDPQIDHMDPKFQSEGGGLYRQVVQHKRKKRSSRDLSVDDWEGREEEDEDEDEEDDCTREEETETGRATPNSNVGTEGWNSITASENVTVSPTACEEWRPDIGPEEVTVTDVTINSLTVTFREAVVAKGFFRSWELEF; via the exons ATGGAACTGTCAGCTATCGGTGAACAAGTGTTCGCTGTGGAGTCGATCATAAAGAAGAGAGTGAGGAAG GGGAATGTGGAATACTTACTGAAGTGGAAGGGGTGGCCCCCAAA ATACAGCACCTGGGAGCCTGAGGAGCATATCCTGGACCCTCGGCTTGTTCTGGCATACGAGGAGAA AGAGCACCGGGACAGAGCAGTGGGCTGGCGAAAGAGAGGCCCCAAACAGAAAAGAGTTCTAGTGCAG AACTTTTACACCATGGACCTCCGCAGCGCTCACAAGGCTGCAGAGAAGTCTCCGGCACATCTGCGGCTCTCTCTTACTCGCTCGCTTGACCCGCAGATCGATCACATGGACCCGAAGTTCCAGTCCGAAGGAGGTGGCTTATATCGGCAAGTAGTCCAGcacaagagaaaaaagagaagctccAGAGATCTGTCGGTGGATGACTGGgaggggagagaggaagaggatgaggaCGAAGATGAGGAAGATGACTGCACTAGAGAGGAGGAGACAGAGACTGGCAGGGCCACTCCAAACA GTAATGTGGGGACAGAGGGCTGGAATTCAATAACTGCGTCCGAAAACGTGACAGTATCTCCGACAGCATGTGAAGAATGGAGGCCAGACATAGGTCCTGAGGAGGTAACTGTGACAGATGTCACCATCAATTCTCTGACAGTTACTTTCAGAGAGGCAGTGGTTGCAAAGGGCTTCTTCAGAAGCTGGGAACTGGAGTTCTAA